The following coding sequences are from one Cytobacillus sp. IB215665 window:
- a CDS encoding DinB family protein translates to MDAKALILLDLTECRRRFLIVARGFSDDLLCWKPDVEALTVGETIRHVLLHDFSWLTILREHRLPSEEERKQLWGKPFVTIESEIAGSNIYHDSLLSYVNGIPSSTYSSKMVKWPHKDIERSLGDTLERKSYHDAVHTGQLLQYMRMLQIERPDIWD, encoded by the coding sequence ATGGATGCAAAAGCTTTAATTCTTCTTGATCTAACGGAATGTAGGCGTAGATTCCTCATAGTTGCTAGAGGATTTTCAGATGATTTATTATGTTGGAAGCCTGATGTCGAGGCATTAACAGTTGGGGAAACCATTAGGCATGTACTATTGCATGATTTCTCATGGCTTACAATCTTGCGTGAGCATAGATTACCTTCTGAAGAAGAAAGGAAACAATTATGGGGAAAACCATTCGTTACAATTGAAAGTGAAATAGCTGGCAGCAATATATATCATGATAGCTTGCTATCGTATGTTAATGGAATACCTTCTTCAACATATAGTTCAAAGATGGTTAAATGGCCGCATAAAGATATTGAAAGGTCATTAGGAGACACACTAGAAAGAAAATCATATCATGATGCAGTACATACTGGACAGTTACTTCAATATATGAGAATGCTGCAAATTGAACGACCTGATATATGGGACTAG